The DNA region TAGGATGGTAATGGGGAACAAAACATGTTTGAGGGATGGCCTAAAAAAAGGTTACCGTGATGAAAAGCGAGTATGTAATGGCACTGTACCTGTGAATCAAACAGTCTGTTCGCGTTTCTGACGTTATCTTGGTTGCCGTTCAAGCGATTGTTGGATCCTGGTGGAGCATGCAAGTACATGTCCGATATACAAGGCTCGATTAGAGTAGCCATAAGGCAGCCCCAAACAAAAATGGTCTTCATGACCTGTATGAAAGCCAAGATCAGTGTTAACGAGAAAAATGCGGAAAAAAATTGGGTATACCTAAGTTTTAGCTCAGTTCAGGTTGTCATGGTAGCATATTTTTTCGTTGTCATGACATCTCAGCTATTTTTGTGGTACATGCAATGCAAGCGTTGTTTAGCGATCACATGCCTTACTTTTAGGTTACTTTGACTCACAGAAAGAGTCatgaaaagtattttaaatGATTACTGGTCATTACTAATTGTACGATAATTGAATATCATGAAATACCTCTTAGTTCTGTCTACCACTTGAAGCTGTTTCTTGTTCAGCAACCTTTAGAATTTAATTGCGCGGAGAACTCAACTTGTTGATGGCTTTGATTAAACTGGCCTAAAATGACCTTAGCCGTTCAGTTCTAAGTGGAAACACGCAGCTGATGCCAGTTTGAAACAAATCACTTGCTGGGCAGACCTCTGTGTGATTGATAAGACAATAAATGAAGGAAACAAAGGCAAATTCGACCATAGAGCAGCAGAGGTGATCAAAAtgtaactttaaaatgaaaagagtggCTTTTTGCCGCcgatctttttttaaaaatgccttattttaattttatattcaAGGTGATACTCAAAAACCTCCTCAGTAGCCTGTCCAAGAAAACACACAACTTTTCGGCACGTGCATGTGTCAGTAATTACACTGCTATTTCTGtcacaaagaagaaaattttttccgcATTTAACATCCGTATATGAATATTATATCTTAGACACAGCTGGAGGTTACTTAACCATAAAGCTTAACAATGGGTACTGCGGAAAATTTTAAGGCTAAACGCGTAAACAAGAATtgtttttatatgataaacagcCATAACCGCAAATCCGGAGGTATAATATTTAATTGAGTAACTGAAGGTTTTATAGAGCTCACCATACAGAGGGTCTCTAATAGGTTTTTCGGGATCAGGGATTGGGCTTATTTAAAGGCCGGGATCTAAGAATTTAAAGTAAGAAGGgagcgagatgcgggattgCTATTATGAACGGGACACGGGATTcgggaaataatcacttaaacGAACCGAGTACCGGGATGTCCGTTGACGAGAATTTAGGAAGAAATTGATCTTCTCAGTCATGCATACAGGCTCTCTAGTATTCAAGAGGCGGTCGGGTTACTCAGCGGCACTCTTCAGTAATTGCCcgggaatgaaaattatatcagaagcgaagttgccaatttatcaaaaatcctCAGTGGCCCACGGAGCTCGTGTAGAACGTGGTCTGCTGCGTCAATTGAAATGCTTAACAGCGTTGAAAAGCCTCCAGCAAGTCTCAGAATTATACCGATGTGATGCTCTTAACCTGATGAGTTACATGACACTTCAAGAGCAGAATTGTGTTcagtttatttgtctttatgTCCGTTGTTAAGGAACTACGGGATTGCCgtgaccttttgtttttcatacacttgttgaaattgtttttcgtttctttgatactgacctgcctgtacctatacGTTTGTCCGTGATCGAATTTAATGAAAGGAAGTCGCTACCGTGACTATCGTGAGTTATCcgtgcaaaactttgaaaacttcttaaTTAAACAATATcatcattttggtgaaaagagaTAAACTCATGCCTGACGGTAACTATAGAAATCAACGGATCAATGCTGgttaagaaaattatcaccCACCGGAAAGGCCCTTCTAGGTTTAGGAAATGAGCGAAGACAAAATTGTATGATCGGGATCGGGATTGGCCGGTATAAGCCGTCGGGATTACGGGattgagagaaaattttagTCGGGATCGCGGGATTGAAGAACCCTATTGGCGATCCTCCATACAGTCTGATAGCTGTTTGTTTggacatgaaaatcaaaactaTGATTTTATAGATAATTGTCATTTGCACACAAAACCGGTAAAAGATCGGCTGATTTAAAGTGCTCTGCCGGAGGGACGTATGTACTGTAGAACATAGAAGCTTTCCGCATTCCGCGATAGTGACTAAAATGAGGGGTTATACAGTACCTCTTAAATCTCGTTGTACTGACCAAAATCTGTTTGCTCGTGTCGAATGGATAACTTGACAAACTCttgtaaaataaaatgtttatatttgtgACATCAAAAGATATGCATTCCCGCGATTCCTTTTCTTGCTGTACTGACACGTTGAACGGTTAGATTAATTAGCCTCGTACTACGTCTCAGGAACCTTGATTTATAGTTGATAGAAAATATCATACGCATTTTCTTCGTTCTTTCCTTGTGGTATCTTTGGAGGTAATGAAGAATAGCTAAATGAAGATTTCAAATAGCGAGTTGGCTCAAATCTTTGTTGCACTCAGATAACATGAAGCAATAGGTGCACAATCTTCAGGAACACTTGACTCCCACACCAAAGCTACTTGCCCTCGATATAGCTTCAAAATCTCTGACAAATGGCCCAGTtcactaattattttcaaaattaaaaagatttaccATACAATTCTAGACTATTTCgcataattttgaaatatatgcagttttttctttcttcattttttttcttaagtttaagTCACTTCCTCACCGATATGACGTCTgaggttgttttcattttgaacgTAGTCATTTCCGTTCTGATTTCTAACTCGGCGCTATCACAGATGAAACAAAAGGCAGGTTAATGAATTATCTTTGAACGTAGGGAAGCTATAAATAACATTTGCTTTTGTTAAAAAGTGTTCGGCCGCCATCGCTAAACAATGTTTCAGTTTAATAAACATTTGCGGTTGTGCGTGCCGATTCTCTCAGCGGTTGCCCCTATCAGCTCCTCTGTTCTTTTCTTGTATTCCAAACTTCAATTACTCCTCAAGCTTCCCTTTAAATGCACTTTAACCTAATTTCTTAgttgaaaactgaaatacagACAACATCCCACCTTGAACTGAGTAGTTGGAACATCGCTCAACCATACAGCAGATGTTACGACATGCGTACTGccgcttttcttttctgatgCAATGTTGAGTCTGTCAAGCATCCTCTTAATCGAAAGCTCAACTGCTGGTTGGTTCAGATTTGTTTAAATTCTTCCTTCTGCATAAAATGGCTTGTTATGTGAACGAACACTTGAGTTTCACCTCGTggtcaattaaaatagtttttcttaTCAGTTTCGTTCTTTGGAACACAATGATGAGTGCTGTACTGCAATTATTTCTAACATTTTGGGCATTTTTATCAATGTAATAAAGGAAGGGAAATGGGTGCCATGCTATTCGATTCATTTTGACGATGAAAAACGTGTTTAAGGGTCTATTGATACGCGCTGAACAACTTGTATGTTCGTCCATCAAAATACTGCCGCTACACTACTTCCGTACATAAATCCCAAAGCGCCCCAGATAGTAGAAGTAACATTGTGCGTTTTCCTTTTCGTGTacaaattacaaacagcttCAGTCTTAATTCTCCAAGGTATCATGTGCCCCCCTTGCATTGCTTGAGTCATTCAAGAGAAGGAAGATCAGATGATAACTGCGCTTCAGTTGTTCTTCGTCATTTTGCTTAACAGCGGCTTGATGATGCCAACATAGACCGTCGTTTTAGCTGTCATTCCCTTCGACAGGTTGGGCTGAGGAAGTTGATAAGTATAAACTATCTGAACAAGGAGCTCGTACAGGGACTTCATCTTTTGTTAGTAATGGTACCGAATCCTAGTCACCATAAATATTTCAACCTGTCTATTTCTGTTGTTTatctttttgctttttggtAAAATAAACAACTACGTCCCAGCGGAGGCCCATTAACTAAAGTTTGGTGGCTTGGTATCTCAAGTCCTAATCAACGATATAACCAACAATGTTCATTTGAAAATCTATTGTTATTAATTCGGCTTGTATCTTGGGGCCTTGTTCATCGCGATTACATAAAATGTTCTAATCGTTTTGAGAAATGTCCACTATATAACACTGCCGAAAAGAGGCTTTCGAGTTTGAGAATGTAATATCTGATAGTGGGGGCTCCTTCGAAGGATCGACAACGTGATGCAGCAACTTCTTATTTTAGTACGAACAACACATTATAAACTGAAAGTAAAGATACCGATGAAAACCCTTTATAATAATGAAATCAGTATCAATTTAATACAATTTACAgggctcaaaataattttccggCTGGAGCTGATCAAGATGTCTCGTCAAAACTACTTTTTCTCGGATGTAATCCACATATCCATTACGTCAAATCTCGATAAATCCCATcctcctctccccctcctctccccctcctctccccctcctctccccctcctctccccctcctctccccctccccctccccttctcCTTTCTACAAAACGAGAATATTAACCATGCTTTTATTGTACATGAGACCTCGAAATAGTTCGTGACAGGAAAAGTGATGCAGTGGTAACACTTGTAAGTTTGTGCATACAAGTATCACTTCAGTACACGGTTTAACATTTATACCAACAGAAGTTGTGAAGGTGATAAAGTTGAGGCTTGCTTGCTTGCTCATAAGCGAACTTACAAGTAGAATTCATATGAACCAATGATTTGATACAATGCAAGATTATATTAACTTCGTATTAACCGAACGCAAAGGTTATACATCGGAATATTGGCCCGAGGTCGTGGCAGTACGTGCCGAGCGCAAAGAGGTCCGTAGAAAAACCACCAAAGACCAATAGAGAGGTAGTAAGTAGTTTATAAAATGGCACTCGgataaaacttgtttattttgaatttgtagCTATTGCAAACAAAAGCACAAGGCATATGACCGTTTCCGTGGAAATGATCCATGTGGACGTTGAAAATTACAGAGGAAGCTTATATGAAGTCACACTCTAGATGGCTAATTTTGTAATACTTTGAGATCATCACGCGATGAGGATTTCACCATATACCTTACACTTGCGCAAGGAGAGAGGTTTATCGGTATCTTTAATAACACATTTCGCggttattcaaacaaaaacttgcgGTTCCCTCGTATCAACATTATCTAAAACCAGTTATGATAAAACAGCCGCTAGAAAGCGTTGATCTCTTTCAAAATCGAtttttttggacgtcgaaacaacctttcgccatatatTTCCTTCTAGCAACTTGGAATTTTCCCCCCTTGGCGATCCCACAAAtatttgcgcaaacacaaggatccgatcaCTGACAACTAATTCATGAAATTCTTCTTCATATGCGTTAACAaccgtaaaaaaatttcaatcagaCCAAAGGAGTTCACCCGACAAAACTTATTCTAGAATAGACATTCTCCGTTTAACAGCTGTTATTTTAGCCCTGATATGGTAGAAAAAACTGATACCCAACAGTATTAGCTGTAATAATCCCAATCAACTATCTAACGGCAATCAAGAAAAATAAGCCGGGGAAACCATTCCCTACGATGTAGGAAAGCTGATTCCTAACAGTCTTACCCCCAGTTACCGAACTACTTTAATTAACGGTAATCTGTCCCATGTGACGGCGGTTGGAGAAGTTGTTATTGCGCGTGCTCATGTAACAGTATGTCCCAGACTTCGTGATGCGGAAGCAAGGCGGGTTGCAGGAGGCTGGGGCGTTGTCCAGTTGAACATTCAATTTATTTGGGTTACCGCTGTAGCATCCAGTGTTGAGGTGAAGATTCAACTTGTCGGCAGAAAACTTATCAGCCTGTTCAACAACTTCAAGAGGCAGGCTCGTACAAGCCTTTGGTTTAAGTGATTGGCATCCTTCCTTTACCCAGCACACGTTTGTTCTGTCTGATCctgaaaagatacaaaaatttctttaagaTGAAATGTCCGGGTGCTGACAGAgagaattgttttatttcattgacCATCCCAAAGAGAATCAATGAAGCTTTGGGTTTTCAGTGTTCAATTAAGATTCTTTAAAGGAATGAAATGTACACTTTGAGGGTTCAGATCTAAGcaagacaacattttttttttatcccacaAGAACGCATACAGTCGAACACCTGTTCTGTGGAACCTGTAGTTAACGGTCACCTCACtattccccgtgggtgaccgctaaataccGATTCGATTGTAATAATGTTTACTTTCTATTCACATTAATGCTTAATCTCCATGGagcaaattttcatcaaaattacTCACTTTTTTTCCCTTGGCCCTCATTATCTGGATTATCGTTGGAACCTGAAGAAGGGATTGGAAACGAAAAATTAACTCTCTGACTGTAATTATGATTATTGAGTGAAGTTGAGCTAATTCTGTCCGAATTTGacgataaataatttatgtggAAAATGATGGATTTCTTTTCGCTAATGAATTCAGTGCTGAGTCTATAACTTCAAAGTTCGATGATGGCTTGAGAGAATGCTTTGGCTGATTTTCCTACCTTTGATGCCTTCAACATACGACTTAGCTGCCTCACCACTCCAATTCACTTGCATAAATATTCTCATTTTACTCTGGACTCTAGCGCACGTATTATAATATGTATCATAGTAGCTATGGTTACGGTCTTTgagcattttgaaaaaattcgcCTAAACTTCTTAAGTCCTCCATTTGTAATTCGTAACAATCtgtgaattttaattttccatcTCCACTGTTTTTacatttcagaaaaattttttgcGGTTTCCCTCGTGCTGAGGTTTTTATGTCAGAAATCTAGATAAATTACCATGACGTGACTTCAGTATCAAACCttaaaacacaaaacattcCGCTCCACGGTAACTACGTTACTGCAAACAGACTCACCTGACCAAGCGAAGCACAAGACATCATTTCTAGAAACAGTGATACTTTCAGGGGTAAAGCGATATTCCATGGCTGGGTAAGTCTGAACGATGTTTCCTCTCTTTCCCATTCCTCCGATGTAGAAGATTTTGGAATTCTGGaatttttgaagcaaagagCTTCTTGGCTTGAGGTGGATTACATGTGATCTGTCCTGGAATGTACGACCCAGCTGAGTGGTGTTCAAGGCTAGTTGAAGTTTGGTTTTGCCGTCAACAGCAAGTGTTTTGGGATTATTCTCTTCGCTAAAAAGGCAATAATGTTTCACGATTTTATTGCTGTTCCTTAACCTCACTTGGATGTGTCGTAATAAAATTACCCATAAGGCTCGGtgatattcttatgatcccctctcactggcagttaattggcattTAATTTTCCATAGTCCCCCCCTTGACCGCTTAACTAATAGAAGCCATAACACTGACTGATTATTTTACACCCATTCAATAAAGTCTTAATACAACCTAATATCGACAAGGtatacttaaccctttattAATTGATGCATAAAGTTTGCGAAGGTggcttaaaataaaacaaacaaaaaaaaaaacaaaacaaaacgaaaacaaggaaacaagtaaacaaaaaagcaaggagaacttgttacaaaattaaaaactgaaagatatTTCAGCAGAGAATTCGATATGCATAAAGAGGAAATTCCCAGCTTTTACTCTGAACATAATCAGTCCTCCTGTTTACTCACCCATCGTTATTTGAAACAGTAAACGTCCTCGGTACATCTTTTGTTGTGATGTTATATCTGTCAATTTAAACCAGCATGTCACAGTTAATTATatgaaaatgtaatgaaaatgtaggaaaaaaattataatgaccgaagagaaaacagaaaacttaaGATTCAGGCCTTCTTCCACACAGGTCAGAGTAACAAGTTCAGGATGGATGCAGAGGAAGCAATAGTCGAAGGAGGTCACCCCGCCACTTGCTTAGCGCCAGGGTTTCAAATTACTTTGGAGACGATTTGGAAACGCCTCTTGTTTTGTTGGTATAAAGAATCGCTCAAGTGTTGCATAAAAACCAAACTAATACGCACCTTTCTTGCATATGGTTGGGAATGGAAAGGAGGGGCATATGAATGCTAGGAGACCTATTCAAAATCATGATTTATTTTCCGTGAGCCTTCCTTTATCTGCGTTTGTTACCTCGATTTAACCATTTTACCAGGTTGCAATGGAGGAACTCCATTAATGATCACATCTACCATACTTGTTTCAAAATTCGTATTCGGATCTCGTAACagatctaaataaaaaaatttaaacttgacTTTTCTTACCTGATTCTCAACACGCATCGTTGTGGAGTGTTTGAAGGAAAGTGAGGAATCTTCCATTTGTATGAGGAGAACTTCCCGTCCATGTTCATGCCATTGTGATTCACAACTGTGGATGGTGCGTATATCACCTCAGGGGAGTCTGCCAGTACAAGACCTTGCTTGCCCTCTCCAGTACCCTGTGTTATCAGATGAGGCTCATACGCCACACCCTTGTCCTTAGATCCGAACTTTTCTATGAAGTTTGTTTGTACTTGGGTCCAACTGCCTCCTGCGCCTTGGCACGAATCCTGTGTAATGAACCTGGCCACACATTTTGCGTTTCGTTTGTTCTTTTGAGGCACTTTTGGACAGAGAGTTTTTGCGACACCATCATCTATAATGCACAACCCTGAAAGTTAACCAAAGAGCGTCATTTTTCAACATACAATCGTGGACTCTTATGAGGGGAAGTATTTGAAAAACTTACATTTTTTTCCGTAGTCTCTATTCACATGATCCCGCATAGCACTTTTTGTAGTGCTGTCACTGACCAAGATAGCAATGTCCTTCCAGGGGGTGGGGCCCCAGTAAGGATAGTAATCACGTTCCTCTGGTACTTCAAATCCCCTTCTCTTCCCATCTGGGTTCTGCCTGGTGTAAATTGCACTGTTACCTTCTAGGTCTTGATTAGCGGTAAACAAATCTGTGAAATGCAATATCTGAGGCTAGAAATGTTTGAATTCTTTGTTAAAGTGTGATTAAAACTTAATCGGAAAAAGTAAGAAGTGAGTTGAGAGGAATATTGACTCTAATAGAAAATGCCacctttgtttctttctctgCGCCTATAGGTTCTGTAGTACTCTAAGGGCTCATGCAATCCGCGTTCCATTTTCACttcatt from Pocillopora verrucosa isolate sample1 chromosome 1, ASM3666991v2, whole genome shotgun sequence includes:
- the LOC131786347 gene encoding protein DD3-3-like, yielding MQIILTFGFALSTFLYLCWADVYLHFPPGSNNRLNGNKENVDKDDRLFDSQNNGKGGYNVGDSGTGTTRNKIPKDRQLPLEFFMSGSKENAKTEVEIMWTNQHGTGTESADIVESQIILQYMCQEVTESKYKYPNIRNGEERDKQNFNAGSQENNEVKMERGLHEPLEYYRTYRRRERNKDLFTANQDLEGNSAIYTRQNPDGKRRGFEVPEERDYYPYWGPTPWKDIAILVSDSTTKSAMRDHVNRDYGKKWLCIIDDGVAKTLCPKVPQKNKRNAKCVARFITQDSCQGAGGSWTQVQTNFIEKFGSKDKGVAYEPHLITQGTGEGKQGLVLADSPEVIYAPSTVVNHNGMNMDGKFSSYKWKIPHFPSNTPQRCVLRIRYNITTKDVPRTFTVSNNDGEENNPKTLAVDGKTKLQLALNTTQLGRTFQDRSHVIHLKPRSSLLQKFQNSKIFYIGGMGKRGNIVQTYPAMEYRFTPESITVSRNDVLCFAWSGSNDNPDNEGQGKKRSDRTNVCWVKEGCQSLKPKACTSLPLEVVEQADKFSADKLNLHLNTGCYSGNPNKLNVQLDNAPASCNPPCFRITKSGTYCYMSTRNNNFSNRRHMGQITVN